In the genome of Thermoanaerobaculia bacterium, the window CGAGCCGGTGCCCGGATTCGGCAAGACGGACACGATCACCTCGATCGCTCTCGTCGCGAAATTCTGAGGATCATCCCCGTCATCCTGAGCGAGGCGAAGGACCTGCTCCCGCGGGCAGATCCTTCGTCGCTTCGCTCCTCAGGATGACGGAGCGGTCGTATCCTCAGGACCGAAGAATTTCGCCGCCCCGCACGAGCGGCCCCGGGTTCCCTCCGGAAATCCGGTCCCACTGTCCCCGGTTCGAGGCCTACCCCGGCGTCAGGTTCGCGAACTTCGCGACGAACTTCTTCTTTCCGGCCCGGTCGAAGAAGACCGTCAGCCGCGCCTCCTCGCCCGAGCCCTCCTGCTGGAGGATGACGCCGGGACCGTAGGTCGGGTGACGGACGCGGGCTCCCCGGGCGAACCCGGCAAGCGTCCCGGGAACGGGAGCGCGCCGCCGCGCGACCGAGATCGGAGGCGGACGCCGGGGCGCCAGACGCGTGCGCTCCGGCGCTTCCCAGCGGAACCCGGCTTCGGCCTCGTCGCCGGAAAAGAGCGCCGCCGCCGGCGCCGCATCCTCGATCCGGGCGACGTCTTCGGGGAGCTCCTCGGCAAACCGCGAGGCCTGCCGCGCGCGCGTCTCGCCGTAGAGCATTCGCTGGCGGGCGAGAGTGAGCGTGAGATGCCGGCGCGCTCGCGTCATCCCGACGTACAGGAGCCGCCGCTCCTCCTCGATCTCCTCTTCCGATCCCGCGCTCTGGACGTGGGGGAGGAATCCTTCCTCGAGCCCCGCCACGTACACGTCGGAGAACTCGAGTCCCTTGGCCGAATGGAGGGTCATCAGCGTCACGGCGCCCGACGGCCTCGGCGCGTCGGCGTCGGTCGCGAGCGAAACGGCGTCGAGGAAGCCCCGCACGGTCGCGGCCTCCCCTTCGCGCCGCTCGTATTCGCGGGCCGCCGAGACGAGCTCGATCAGGTTCTCCCGGCGGGCGACGTCCTCCCGCTCCTCGGAGGCGGCGTACATCGCGCGGTACCCCGATTGCTCGAGCACGAGCTCGAGCAGGTCCGCGGGCGAGAGCTCCTGCGCCCTCGCGCCGGCGGCCGCCACGATGCCGCGGAACCGGTCGAGCGCGATGCGCGCGCGGTCGGTGATCCCGGGCGCATCCGCCGACGCCTCGAAAAGCGAGACGCCGCGCTCCCGGGCCGCGGCGGCCAGCCGCTCGAGCGTCACGCCGCCGATCCCGCGAGCGGGAACGTTGACGACCCGCCGGAACGCGAGGTCGTCGTTCGGGTCGAGGGCGAGCCGGTAGTAGGCGATCGCGTCCTTGACCTCCGCCCGTTCGTAGAACTTCATTCCCCCGATCACCACGTACGGAACGTTCTGGCGCATCAGCTCGTCCTCGAACGAGCGCGACTGGGCATTGACGCGGAAAAGCACCGCGAACTCCGACAGCGGCCGCTCGGCGCGGCGGATCTCCGAGATGACCCATTCCGCCTCGTAGCGGTCGTCGCGGAACGCCCGCAGCTCGACCGGCTGGCCGGGAGCGCCCTCCGAGACGAGCGTCTTGGGGCGTCGCCTCCGATTGTGCGCGACGACGGCCGCCGCCGCTTCCAGGATCTTCGCGGTCGACCGGTAGTTGCGGGTCAGCGCGACGACGCGGGCGCCCGGAAAGTCCTCCTCGAACCGCAGGATGTGCTCGACGCGGGCGCCGCGCCACGCGTAGATCGACTGGTCCTCGTCGCCGACCGCGCAGAGCGAGCGCGCCGACTGGCCGAGCAGCTTGATGAGCGAGTCCTGCGCCGCGTTCGTGTCCTGGTATTCGTCGACGAGGAGATGCTCGATCCGCGCCCGCTCCCGGTCTCGAAGCGCGTCGGAAGCCTTCAGCTCCCGGACCGGCACGGCGATCAGGTCGTCGAAGTCGAACGCGTTGGCCGCGCGCAGCTTCTTCTCGTAGCGCGCGTAGACGTCGGCGATCCTCGTCCCCGCGAAGTCGTCCTCCTCCGCCGCGAACCTCTCGGAGGACCGCGCCGCGGACTTCGACGCGGAGATTCGCGCGTGGACGGAGCCGGGCGGAAACGTCTGCTCCGACAGCCCGAGCTCCCCCATCGCCTCCCGCACGATCGAGAGCTGGTCGGCGGTGTCCGCGATCGCGAAATTCGCGGTGCGTCCCTCCGCGCCCCCGATGCGGCGCAGGAAGCGCAGGCCCCATGAATGGAACGTGCCGACGAAGGACGGAAGGCGGCCGCCGACGAGCGCGGCGACGCGCTCCCGCATCTCCTCGGCCGCCTTGTTCGTGAAGGTCACGGCGACGATCCGGCGGGGGTCGGCGCCTTCGGCAACGAGACGCGCGAGGCGCCGGGTCACGACGCGCGTCTTCCCCGACCCGGCCCCGGCGAG includes:
- a CDS encoding UvrD-helicase domain-containing protein; translated protein: MAGESLLENLNPEQREAVLAGEGPMLVLAGAGSGKTRVVTRRLARLVAEGADPRRIVAVTFTNKAAEEMRERVAALVGGRLPSFVGTFHSWGLRFLRRIGGAEGRTANFAIADTADQLSIVREAMGELGLSEQTFPPGSVHARISASKSAARSSERFAAEEDDFAGTRIADVYARYEKKLRAANAFDFDDLIAVPVRELKASDALRDRERARIEHLLVDEYQDTNAAQDSLIKLLGQSARSLCAVGDEDQSIYAWRGARVEHILRFEEDFPGARVVALTRNYRSTAKILEAAAAVVAHNRRRRPKTLVSEGAPGQPVELRAFRDDRYEAEWVISEIRRAERPLSEFAVLFRVNAQSRSFEDELMRQNVPYVVIGGMKFYERAEVKDAIAYYRLALDPNDDLAFRRVVNVPARGIGGVTLERLAAAARERGVSLFEASADAPGITDRARIALDRFRGIVAAAGARAQELSPADLLELVLEQSGYRAMYAASEEREDVARRENLIELVSAAREYERREGEAATVRGFLDAVSLATDADAPRPSGAVTLMTLHSAKGLEFSDVYVAGLEEGFLPHVQSAGSEEEIEEERRLLYVGMTRARRHLTLTLARQRMLYGETRARQASRFAEELPEDVARIEDAAPAAALFSGDEAEAGFRWEAPERTRLAPRRPPPISVARRRAPVPGTLAGFARGARVRHPTYGPGVILQQEGSGEEARLTVFFDRAGKKKFVAKFANLTPG